In Vibrio atlanticus, the following proteins share a genomic window:
- a CDS encoding DNA polymerase, whose protein sequence is MGLRRLHESYCDNPNMDIRQDITALYHKISRQGLLLNHESLANLILEYKERSQGSIFSLKEYKALDWLTRLRSDADGKLRTPIRPYHSVTGRSGLLGTTPINGYKVFRDKLLAAPSGGSVASMDYSGCEVGVLAALSGDQQLCSDYAGEDDLYLGLVDCMCTSSGLLLERGQIKRLILMSIYGAYPRSVASILGVSEAAATTLQKAVMELYPAAFKWLEEQTVEAYRAKIIQSRSWQVHVSRQAKPTQVRNWPIQMVGMEIINEACLLADKQGLKIVGVVHDCIYIESESSRFEQDISALEKSMLVASEAVLGGFQLKTSIDFITKN, encoded by the coding sequence TTGGGATTAAGACGTCTTCATGAAAGCTACTGCGACAACCCTAATATGGATATTCGCCAAGACATAACAGCGCTATACCACAAGATTAGTCGTCAAGGACTACTGCTAAACCATGAGTCATTGGCGAACTTGATTCTGGAATATAAAGAGCGATCACAGGGTTCTATATTTTCCCTAAAAGAATACAAGGCATTGGATTGGTTGACTCGTTTACGAAGTGATGCTGACGGCAAGCTAAGAACCCCGATCAGACCGTATCACAGCGTTACGGGTCGATCTGGGTTACTGGGGACGACACCCATCAATGGCTATAAGGTTTTCAGAGACAAGTTACTGGCGGCCCCGAGTGGAGGTTCCGTTGCTTCTATGGATTATTCGGGATGTGAGGTGGGGGTCTTAGCCGCTCTTTCAGGAGATCAGCAATTATGTAGCGATTACGCAGGTGAAGATGACCTGTATCTAGGTCTCGTCGATTGCATGTGTACCTCTAGTGGACTTCTGCTAGAGAGGGGACAGATCAAACGTCTAATACTGATGTCAATCTATGGCGCATATCCGCGATCTGTAGCATCAATCTTAGGTGTTTCCGAAGCTGCAGCGACAACTCTTCAAAAGGCTGTTATGGAGCTCTATCCGGCGGCATTTAAATGGTTAGAGGAACAAACGGTTGAAGCTTACCGGGCGAAGATAATCCAGTCCCGTAGTTGGCAGGTTCATGTTTCCCGACAAGCCAAACCTACTCAAGTAAGAAATTGGCCTATTCAAATGGTGGGAATGGAGATCATCAATGAAGCTTGCCTATTAGCAGATAAGCAAGGCTTAAAGATAGTCGGCGTTGTACATGATTGTATTTACATCGAAAGCGAATCTAGCCGCTTTGAACAAGACATAAGCGCACTAGAAAAGTCGATGCTCGTAGCCTCTGAGGCTGTACTGGGTGGATTCCAACTTAAAACAAGCATCGACTTCATCACGAAAAACTAA